A DNA window from Stenotrophomonas sp. 57 contains the following coding sequences:
- a CDS encoding 2-isopropylmalate synthase produces MTTIERITTPRIRIFDTTLRDGEQSPGCSMSPPQKLVMARALDELGVDIIETGFPASSQSDREAMALIGRELRRPSLTLAVLSRCLQADIETSARALEAAANPRLHLFLSTSPLHREHKLRMTREQVLESVRKHVTLARTYVDDVEFSAEDATRTELDYLIEVARVAIAAGATTVNLPDTVGFTTPEEIRAMFQQVIAGVADVPNAANVIFSAHCHNDLGLAVANSLAAVEGGARQVECTINGIGERAGNCSLEEIAMVLKVRQAFYDQDTAINTPRIVGTSQLLQRLVGMPVQRNKAIVGANAFAHESGIHQHGMLRHRGTYEIMRPEDVGWEDSQMVLGRHSGRAAVESRLRALGFWLEEDELKLVFEQFKAMCEQQRVVTDADLQTLMQGGANTQGYRLASMTISDVGSRANALVELSDPEGNRVAETAQGDGPVDALFGALSSATGVQLQLDSYQVHSVGIGADARGEANLSVRHEGVEYDGTGTSKDIIEASALAWLDVANRLLRQRQAAASSTETPTAATA; encoded by the coding sequence GTGACCACCATCGAACGAATTACCACCCCGCGCATCCGCATCTTCGACACCACCCTGCGTGACGGCGAGCAGTCCCCCGGCTGCAGCATGAGCCCGCCGCAGAAGCTGGTGATGGCGCGTGCGCTGGACGAACTGGGCGTGGACATCATCGAGACCGGCTTCCCGGCCAGCTCGCAGTCCGACCGCGAAGCGATGGCCCTGATCGGCCGTGAGCTGCGCCGCCCGAGCCTGACCCTGGCGGTGCTGTCGCGCTGCCTGCAGGCCGACATCGAAACCTCGGCACGTGCCCTGGAAGCCGCGGCCAACCCGCGCCTGCACCTGTTCCTGTCCACCAGCCCGCTGCACCGCGAGCACAAGCTGCGCATGACCCGCGAGCAGGTGCTGGAGTCGGTACGCAAGCACGTCACCCTGGCCCGCACCTATGTGGACGACGTGGAGTTCTCGGCCGAGGATGCGACCCGCACCGAGCTGGACTACCTGATCGAAGTGGCCCGCGTGGCGATCGCCGCCGGCGCGACCACCGTCAACCTGCCCGACACCGTCGGCTTCACCACGCCGGAAGAAATCCGCGCGATGTTCCAGCAGGTCATCGCCGGCGTGGCCGACGTGCCGAACGCGGCCAACGTGATCTTCAGCGCGCACTGCCACAACGACCTGGGCCTGGCCGTGGCCAACTCGCTGGCCGCCGTCGAAGGTGGCGCACGCCAGGTCGAGTGCACCATCAACGGCATCGGCGAGCGCGCCGGCAACTGCTCGCTGGAAGAGATCGCCATGGTGCTGAAGGTGCGCCAGGCCTTCTACGACCAGGACACCGCGATCAATACCCCGCGCATCGTCGGCACCTCGCAGCTGCTGCAGCGCCTGGTCGGCATGCCGGTGCAGCGCAACAAGGCCATCGTCGGCGCCAATGCCTTCGCCCACGAATCGGGCATCCACCAGCACGGGATGCTGCGCCACCGCGGCACCTACGAAATCATGCGCCCGGAGGACGTGGGCTGGGAAGATTCGCAGATGGTGCTGGGCCGCCACAGTGGCCGCGCCGCGGTCGAATCGCGCCTGCGTGCACTGGGCTTCTGGCTGGAAGAAGACGAGCTGAAGCTGGTCTTCGAACAGTTCAAGGCGATGTGCGAGCAGCAGCGCGTGGTCACCGACGCCGACCTGCAGACCTTGATGCAGGGTGGCGCCAACACCCAGGGCTACCGCCTGGCCTCGATGACCATCAGCGACGTCGGCAGCCGCGCCAATGCGCTGGTCGAGCTGTCGGACCCGGAAGGCAACCGCGTGGCCGAAACCGCACAGGGCGATGGCCCGGTCGATGCGCTGTTCGGCGCGCTGTCCTCGGCCACCGGCGTGCAGCTGCAGCTGGACAGCTACCAGGTGCACAGCGTCGGCATCGGTGCCGATGCACGTGGCGAAGCCAACCTGAGCGTGCGCCACGAAGGCGTGGAGTACGACGGTACCGGCACCAGCAAGGACATCATCGAAGCGTCCGCGCTGGCCTGGCTGGACGTGGCCAACCGCCTGCTGCGCCAGCGCCAGGCCGCCGCCAGCAGCACCGAAACCCCGACCGCCGCCACTGCCTGA
- a CDS encoding class I SAM-dependent methyltransferase: MSAFDTATTAAGQQWNAQDYAIDAGFVPLLGGAVARLLDPRTGERILDLGCGDGVLSTELALSGARIHGVDASPELVNAARARGVDAQVMDGHALTFNAEFDAVFSNAALHWMGNPDRVLEGVRRSLRPGGRFVAEFGGHGNVATIIAAVQAARVAHGHGASAFSWYFPTADAYADRLRQHGFHVQLIECTPRPTALPTGVAGWLRVFAAPLLDDLPSEARATVRDAATALLADLPRNAAGQPLADYVRLRVLARRR; the protein is encoded by the coding sequence ATGAGCGCCTTCGACACCGCCACCACGGCCGCCGGCCAGCAGTGGAACGCCCAGGACTATGCAATCGATGCCGGTTTCGTGCCGCTGCTCGGCGGTGCGGTTGCGCGCCTGCTCGACCCGCGCACCGGTGAGCGCATCCTCGACCTGGGCTGTGGCGACGGCGTACTCAGTACCGAACTGGCCCTGAGCGGCGCACGCATCCACGGCGTGGACGCCTCGCCGGAACTGGTCAATGCCGCCCGCGCGCGCGGCGTCGATGCCCAGGTGATGGATGGCCACGCGCTGACCTTCAACGCCGAGTTCGATGCGGTGTTCAGCAATGCCGCGCTGCACTGGATGGGCAACCCGGACCGCGTGCTGGAGGGCGTGCGTCGTTCCCTGCGCCCCGGCGGCCGTTTCGTCGCCGAGTTCGGCGGCCATGGCAACGTGGCCACGATCATCGCCGCGGTGCAGGCCGCACGTGTGGCCCACGGTCATGGCGCCAGCGCCTTCTCGTGGTACTTCCCGACCGCCGATGCCTATGCCGACCGCCTGCGCCAGCATGGCTTCCACGTGCAGCTGATCGAATGCACGCCGCGCCCGACGGCGCTGCCGACCGGCGTGGCCGGCTGGCTGCGCGTCTTCGCCGCGCCGCTGCTGGATGACCTGCCCAGCGAGGCTCGCGCCACCGTGCGCGACGCCGCCACTGCACTGCTGGCCGATCTGCCGCGCAACGCCGCCGGCCAGCCGCTGGCCGACTACGTGCGGCTGCGGGTCCTCGCCCGTCGCCGCTGA
- the leuC gene encoding 3-isopropylmalate dehydratase large subunit, with amino-acid sequence MTSAPRTLYDKLWDAHVVVPESDSAPAVLYIDLHLIHEVTSPQAFTELRERGLSPRRPDRTKATMDHSTPTLPAAADGTLPYASAASEAQVATLARNCAEHGIELFDMASDNRGIVHVIAPEQGFTQPGMTIVCGDSHTSTHGAFGSLAFGIGTSEVGHVLATQCLLQRKAKTFAITVDGPLAPGVGAKDVVLHIIGVIGVNGGTGHVIEFRGSTIEAMDMEQRMTLCNMSIEAGARAGMVAPDQVTFDFVARTPRGPKGADFDAAVARWQKLRSDEGARFDSEVHIDAADIRPTLTWGTHPGTAIAVDAPIPAANDAAAQKGLDYMHFQAGKALAGTPVDVVFVGSCTNGRLSDMREVAQVLRGRRVADRVRMLVVPGSEIVKREAEAEGIHEIVRAAGAEWREPGCSMCIAMNGDLVAPGQLAVSTSNRNFEGRQGPGSRTLLASPMSAAWAAVNGHVADTRELFAQEVA; translated from the coding sequence ATGACTTCCGCACCCCGCACCCTGTACGACAAACTGTGGGACGCCCACGTGGTGGTTCCCGAATCCGACAGCGCGCCCGCCGTGCTGTACATCGACCTGCACCTGATCCACGAGGTCACCTCGCCGCAGGCATTCACCGAGCTGCGTGAGCGTGGCCTGTCGCCGCGCCGGCCGGACCGCACCAAGGCGACGATGGACCACTCCACGCCGACCTTGCCAGCCGCAGCCGACGGCACGCTGCCCTACGCCAGCGCCGCCTCCGAGGCACAGGTCGCCACGCTGGCGCGCAACTGCGCCGAGCATGGCATCGAGCTGTTCGACATGGCCTCGGACAACCGCGGCATCGTCCACGTGATTGCGCCGGAACAGGGCTTCACCCAGCCGGGCATGACCATCGTCTGCGGCGACAGTCACACCTCCACCCATGGTGCGTTCGGTTCGCTGGCCTTCGGCATCGGCACCAGCGAAGTCGGCCACGTACTGGCCACGCAGTGCCTGCTGCAGCGCAAGGCCAAGACCTTCGCGATCACCGTTGATGGCCCGCTGGCGCCGGGCGTCGGTGCCAAGGACGTGGTGCTGCACATCATCGGCGTGATCGGCGTCAACGGTGGCACCGGCCACGTCATCGAGTTCCGTGGCAGCACCATCGAAGCGATGGACATGGAACAGCGCATGACGCTGTGCAACATGTCGATCGAAGCCGGCGCGCGTGCCGGCATGGTGGCGCCGGACCAGGTCACCTTCGACTTCGTGGCCCGCACGCCGCGTGGCCCCAAGGGCGCCGACTTCGACGCTGCCGTCGCGCGCTGGCAGAAGCTGCGCAGCGATGAAGGTGCGCGCTTCGACAGCGAAGTGCACATCGATGCCGCCGATATCCGCCCGACCCTGACCTGGGGCACGCATCCGGGCACCGCCATCGCGGTGGATGCGCCGATTCCCGCCGCCAACGATGCGGCCGCACAGAAGGGCCTGGACTACATGCACTTCCAGGCCGGCAAGGCGCTGGCCGGCACGCCGGTGGACGTGGTGTTCGTCGGCTCGTGCACCAACGGCCGCCTGAGCGACATGCGCGAAGTCGCGCAGGTCCTGCGCGGCCGCCGCGTCGCTGACCGCGTGCGCATGCTGGTGGTGCCGGGCTCGGAGATCGTCAAGCGCGAGGCCGAAGCCGAAGGCATCCACGAAATCGTGCGCGCGGCCGGTGCCGAGTGGCGCGAGCCGGGCTGCTCGATGTGCATCGCCATGAACGGCGATCTGGTCGCGCCCGGCCAGCTGGCCGTGAGCACCAGCAACCGCAATTTCGAAGGCCGCCAGGGCCCCGGTTCGCGCACGCTGCTGGCGTCGCCGATGAGCGCGGCGTGGGCCGCTGTGAACGGGCACGTTGCCGATACCCGCGAACTGTTCGCACAGGAGGTGGCGTGA
- the leuD gene encoding 3-isopropylmalate dehydratase small subunit, with protein MAGFRTLTSASVVLRQTNIDTDQIIPARFLSTTERAGLGRNAFNDWRWQADGSPVTDFAFNQPHNAGRSILLAGRNFGCGSSREHAPWALTDLGLRAIVSSEIADIFRGNALKNGLLPIVLDEADVQVLMQCPDDELTIDVAARELRTPDGRVYSFPLDGFSQTCLLEGVDQLGYLLGRVPEIERYESEHAR; from the coding sequence ATGGCCGGTTTCCGTACCCTGACCTCGGCCAGTGTGGTGCTGCGCCAGACCAACATCGACACCGACCAGATCATCCCGGCGCGGTTCCTGTCCACCACCGAACGCGCCGGCCTGGGCCGCAACGCCTTCAATGACTGGCGCTGGCAGGCCGACGGATCGCCGGTGACCGACTTCGCCTTCAACCAGCCGCACAACGCCGGCCGCAGCATCCTGCTGGCCGGCCGCAACTTCGGCTGCGGCTCCTCGCGCGAGCATGCGCCGTGGGCGCTGACCGACCTCGGCCTGCGCGCCATCGTCAGCAGCGAGATCGCCGACATCTTCCGCGGCAACGCGCTGAAGAACGGCCTGCTGCCGATCGTGCTGGACGAGGCCGACGTGCAGGTGCTGATGCAGTGCCCGGACGATGAACTGACCATCGACGTGGCGGCGCGCGAGCTGCGCACGCCCGATGGCCGGGTGTATTCCTTCCCGCTGGATGGCTTCTCGCAGACCTGCCTGCTGGAAGGTGTCGACCAATTGGGTTATCTGTTGGGCCGTGTCCCTGAAATCGAACGTTACGAGAGTGAGCATGCACGCTGA
- the leuB gene encoding 3-isopropylmalate dehydrogenase, which yields MHAEIVVLPGDGIGPEVAAAAVAVLKSVAGRFNHTFTFSEHDIGGIAIDRHGEPLPASTLAACQAAHAVLLGAVGGPKWSDPNAKVRPEQGLLAIRKALGLYANLRPVRTHEAALHASPIKAELLQGVDFVVVRELTGGIYFGDKTRDAGSASDLCRYSVAEIERVLRSAFRLAQQRRGKVTSVDKANVLETSRLWRDVAARIGREEFPDVALEHQLVDSMAMHLLAKPREYDVIVTENMFGDILTDEASMLAGSLGLLPSASLGEPGAVGIYEPIHGSAPDIAGKGIANPYATIFSAAMLLRHSLGLEAEAAAVEAAVHAVLDDGVFTADLAAKGQAVSTAAATDAVLAKLR from the coding sequence ATGCACGCTGAAATTGTTGTCCTGCCCGGTGATGGCATCGGCCCGGAAGTGGCCGCCGCCGCGGTTGCTGTACTGAAGTCCGTCGCCGGACGCTTCAACCACACCTTCACGTTCAGCGAGCACGATATCGGTGGCATCGCCATCGACCGCCATGGCGAGCCGCTGCCGGCGTCGACCCTGGCCGCCTGCCAGGCCGCCCATGCGGTACTGCTGGGCGCGGTCGGCGGCCCGAAGTGGTCCGACCCGAACGCCAAGGTGCGCCCCGAACAGGGCCTGCTGGCGATCCGCAAGGCGCTGGGCCTGTACGCCAACCTGCGCCCGGTGCGCACCCACGAGGCCGCACTGCACGCGTCGCCGATCAAGGCCGAGCTGCTGCAGGGCGTGGACTTCGTGGTGGTGCGCGAACTGACCGGCGGCATCTACTTCGGCGACAAGACCCGCGATGCCGGCAGCGCCAGCGACCTGTGCCGCTACAGCGTGGCCGAGATCGAGCGCGTGCTGCGCAGCGCCTTCCGCCTGGCGCAGCAGCGTCGCGGCAAGGTCACCTCGGTGGACAAGGCCAACGTGCTGGAAACCTCGCGCCTGTGGCGTGATGTGGCCGCGCGCATCGGCCGCGAGGAGTTCCCGGACGTTGCCCTGGAGCACCAGCTGGTCGATTCGATGGCCATGCACCTGCTCGCCAAGCCGCGCGAGTACGACGTGATCGTGACCGAGAACATGTTCGGCGACATCCTCACCGACGAAGCCTCGATGCTGGCCGGCTCGCTGGGCCTGCTGCCGTCGGCTTCGCTGGGCGAGCCGGGTGCGGTCGGCATCTACGAACCGATCCATGGTTCGGCACCGGACATCGCCGGCAAGGGCATCGCCAATCCGTACGCAACGATCTTCAGCGCGGCCATGCTGCTGCGCCACTCGCTGGGATTGGAGGCCGAAGCGGCCGCAGTGGAAGCCGCCGTGCATGCGGTGCTGGACGATGGGGTGTTCACCGCCGACCTGGCCGCCAAGGGCCAGGCCGTGAGCACCGCTGCAGCCACCGACGCGGTGCTGGCCAAGCTGCGCTGA
- a CDS encoding SDR family oxidoreductase, translated as MTDHSLKGKTVLIAGGAKNLGGLIARDFAAQGARAIVVHYNSAATHADAEATVAAVQATGSKAVALQGDLTSAAAMERLFADAVAAVGRPDIAINTVGKVLKKPLLEISEAEYDEMSAVNAKAAFFFLKEAGRHVNDGGRICTLVTSLLGAYTPFYSSYAGTKAPVEHFTRAASKEFGERGISVTAIGPGPMDTPFFYPAESADAQAYHKTAAALSAFTRTGLTDIADIVPWIRFLVTDGWWMTGQTILVNGGYTTK; from the coding sequence ATGACCGACCATTCCCTCAAGGGCAAGACCGTGCTGATTGCCGGTGGCGCCAAGAATCTGGGCGGACTGATCGCCCGCGACTTCGCCGCACAAGGCGCCAGGGCCATCGTGGTTCACTACAACAGTGCCGCCACCCACGCCGATGCAGAGGCGACCGTCGCTGCGGTGCAGGCCACCGGCAGCAAGGCGGTGGCCCTGCAGGGCGACCTGACGTCGGCGGCAGCGATGGAGCGCCTGTTCGCCGACGCCGTGGCCGCAGTCGGTCGTCCTGACATCGCCATCAACACGGTGGGCAAGGTATTGAAGAAGCCGCTGCTGGAGATCAGTGAGGCCGAGTACGACGAGATGAGCGCGGTCAACGCCAAGGCGGCGTTCTTCTTCCTCAAGGAAGCCGGCCGTCACGTCAACGACGGTGGCCGCATCTGCACCCTGGTCACCTCATTGCTGGGTGCCTACACGCCGTTCTACTCCAGCTACGCCGGCACCAAGGCGCCGGTGGAGCACTTCACCCGCGCGGCGTCGAAGGAGTTTGGCGAGCGCGGCATCTCGGTGACCGCGATCGGCCCCGGTCCGATGGACACGCCGTTCTTCTACCCGGCAGAGAGTGCCGACGCGCAGGCGTACCACAAGACCGCGGCGGCGCTGTCCGCATTCACCCGCACCGGCCTGACCGATATCGCCGATATCGTGCCGTGGATCCGATTCCTGGTGACCGATGGCTGGTGGATGACCGGGCAGACGATTCTGGTCAATGGTGGGTACACCACCAAGTAA
- a CDS encoding LysR family transcriptional regulator, whose amino-acid sequence MDRIDRFRIFTRVVECASFTRAADQLGLPRSTVSAAVADLEQRLGTRLLQRSTRRVSTTHDGDVFHARCLRLIAEVEDAETLFRQDDAQPMGLLKIDVPSRIGRRIIAPALPDFFAHYPQVEVDLGMTDRAVNLIEDGCDAVLRVGQLGDSSLVARTLGQLDFVNVAAPAYLREHGMPQQPADLQQHRAVNYASPTTARVEPWEWQEGGQLRTLPMPGWVRVNSAEASIACCVAGLGLLQIPRYDVQVELQSGALVEVMPQHVAQPLPVTLLQPHRQHRAQRVQVFLEWLLPVLRTGLQLK is encoded by the coding sequence ATGGACCGGATCGATCGCTTCCGCATCTTCACCCGGGTGGTGGAGTGCGCCAGCTTCACCCGCGCCGCGGATCAGCTCGGTCTGCCCCGCTCAACCGTCTCGGCGGCGGTGGCGGACCTGGAGCAGCGGCTCGGCACCCGCCTGCTGCAGCGCTCGACCCGCCGCGTCTCCACCACCCACGACGGCGATGTGTTCCATGCGCGCTGCCTGCGCCTGATCGCCGAAGTCGAGGACGCCGAAACGCTGTTCCGGCAGGACGATGCGCAGCCGATGGGCCTGCTGAAGATCGACGTGCCCAGCCGCATCGGCCGCCGCATCATCGCCCCGGCCCTGCCCGACTTCTTCGCCCACTACCCGCAGGTGGAAGTGGACCTGGGCATGACCGACCGCGCGGTGAACCTGATCGAAGACGGCTGCGATGCCGTGCTGCGGGTCGGCCAGCTGGGTGACTCCAGCCTGGTGGCGCGCACGCTGGGGCAGCTGGATTTCGTCAACGTTGCAGCGCCGGCATACCTACGCGAACACGGCATGCCGCAGCAGCCTGCCGACCTGCAGCAGCACCGTGCGGTGAACTATGCGTCGCCGACCACCGCGCGGGTGGAACCGTGGGAGTGGCAGGAGGGCGGCCAGCTGCGCACATTGCCGATGCCTGGCTGGGTGCGGGTGAACAGCGCAGAAGCGTCGATCGCGTGCTGCGTGGCCGGGCTGGGGCTGCTGCAGATTCCGCGTTACGACGTGCAGGTCGAACTGCAGTCAGGCGCGTTGGTGGAGGTGATGCCGCAGCATGTGGCGCAGCCGTTGCCGGTAACCCTGCTGCAGCCGCATCGGCAGCACCGTGCGCAACGTGTGCAGGTATTTCTGGAGTGGCTGCTACCGGTGCTGCGAACCGGCCTGCAATTGAAGTAG
- a CDS encoding efflux RND transporter permease subunit yields MRRFNLSEWALANRPLVLFAMLAFALIGAWSYKHLGQSEDPPFTFKAMVVRTLWPGATAEQVSRQVTEPIEKALMNTGEYEFIRSYSRPGESQVIFMARDSLRSRQIPDLWYQVRKRVGDIRATLPREIVGPFFNDEFGDTYGNIYALTGKGFDYAVMRDYADRIQLELQRVPDVGKIDLVGLQDEKVWIELSNTRLATLGVSMQQVQQALADQNAVTGTSFFETATDRVQLRVTGQFNDIEAIRQFPIRAGDRTVHLGDIAEVKRGFADPASPKMRFMGEEAIGLAVAMKDGGDILKLGANLDAEFERLQKTLPAGMQLRKVSDQPQSVEESVGEFVQVLTEAVVIVLLVSFFSLGLRTGLVVGVTIPLVLAMTFFVMHYFDIGLHKISLGALVLALGLLVDDAIIAVEMMATKMEQGYDRLRAASFAWESTAFPMLTGTLITAAGFLPIATAASSTGEYTRSLFQVVTIALVVSWIAAVLFIPYLGDKMLPDLFNPQPPKPGSLPARWHAKRQQWADRYPALANLIAPPQHGHDHDPYQRPFYRSFRRFLDTCLRHRWWVIAATIALFIGSLMLFRFVPQQFFPDSTRPELMVDIELAEGASLRSTQAQAEKLEKLLSSREGIANYVSYVGTGSPRFYLPLDQQLPATNFAQFVVLAKDIKSRESTRDWLLQEVIPKFPDVQMRVTRLENGPPVGYPVQMRISGEHIEKVQAIARQVEAKVRGNPHVMNVNLDWSEPSKVVRLVIDQERARALGVSSAQVSQFLSSSLAGQSVSVYREGNRQIEMLLRGPADERNQLELLSSLSMPTTNGGSITLSQVATMEYGFEDGIIWHRNRLPTVTVRADISDGMQPLDVVHQILPTLDGIRAELPSGYLLETGGTVEDSARGQDSIKAGMPLFLVVVATLLMLQLRSFSRAAMVLVTAPLGIIGATLFLLLFRAPFGFVALLGTIALAGMIMRNSVILIDQIQQDIDAGHDRWHSIIDATVRRFRPIVLTALAAVLAMIPLSRSAFYGSMAISIMGGLIVGTVLTLVFLPALYAAWFRVKPDEAGA; encoded by the coding sequence GTGCGCCGCTTCAATCTTTCCGAATGGGCGCTGGCCAATCGTCCGCTGGTGTTGTTTGCGATGCTCGCCTTCGCCCTCATCGGCGCGTGGTCGTACAAGCACCTGGGCCAGTCCGAAGACCCGCCGTTCACCTTCAAGGCGATGGTGGTGCGCACGCTGTGGCCGGGCGCCACCGCCGAGCAGGTCTCTCGGCAGGTGACCGAGCCGATCGAGAAGGCGCTGATGAACACCGGCGAGTACGAGTTCATCCGCTCGTACTCGCGCCCGGGCGAATCGCAGGTCATCTTCATGGCCCGCGACAGCCTGCGTTCCAGGCAGATTCCTGACCTGTGGTACCAGGTGCGCAAGCGCGTGGGCGATATCCGCGCGACGCTGCCGCGTGAGATCGTCGGTCCGTTCTTCAACGACGAGTTCGGCGACACCTACGGCAACATCTACGCGCTGACCGGCAAAGGCTTCGACTACGCGGTGATGCGTGACTACGCCGACCGCATCCAGCTGGAACTGCAGCGCGTGCCCGACGTCGGCAAGATCGACCTGGTCGGCCTGCAGGACGAGAAGGTGTGGATCGAGCTGTCCAACACCCGGCTGGCCACGCTGGGCGTGTCGATGCAGCAGGTGCAGCAGGCACTGGCCGACCAGAATGCGGTGACCGGCACCAGCTTCTTCGAGACCGCCACCGATCGCGTGCAGCTGCGCGTGACCGGCCAGTTCAACGACATCGAAGCGATCCGCCAGTTCCCGATCCGCGCCGGTGACCGCACCGTGCACCTGGGCGACATCGCCGAGGTCAAGCGTGGCTTCGCCGATCCCGCGTCGCCGAAGATGCGCTTCATGGGTGAGGAGGCGATTGGCCTGGCGGTGGCGATGAAGGATGGCGGTGACATCCTCAAACTCGGCGCCAACCTGGATGCCGAGTTCGAGCGCCTGCAGAAGACCCTGCCGGCGGGCATGCAGCTGCGCAAGGTGTCCGACCAGCCGCAGTCGGTGGAAGAGTCGGTCGGCGAGTTCGTGCAGGTACTGACCGAGGCGGTGGTGATCGTGCTGCTGGTCAGCTTCTTCTCGCTGGGCCTGCGCACTGGCCTGGTGGTGGGCGTGACCATTCCGCTGGTGCTGGCGATGACGTTCTTCGTCATGCACTACTTCGACATCGGCCTGCACAAGATCTCGCTGGGTGCGCTGGTGCTGGCGCTGGGCCTGCTGGTGGACGATGCGATCATCGCGGTGGAGATGATGGCCACCAAGATGGAGCAGGGGTATGACCGCCTGCGCGCGGCCAGCTTTGCCTGGGAATCAACTGCGTTCCCGATGCTGACCGGTACCCTGATCACCGCGGCAGGCTTCCTGCCCATTGCAACGGCGGCATCGAGTACCGGTGAATACACCCGCTCGCTGTTCCAGGTGGTGACCATCGCGCTGGTGGTGTCGTGGATCGCAGCGGTGCTGTTCATCCCGTACCTGGGCGACAAGATGCTGCCGGACCTGTTCAATCCGCAGCCGCCGAAGCCGGGCAGCCTGCCTGCGCGCTGGCACGCCAAGCGCCAGCAGTGGGCCGACCGTTACCCGGCGCTGGCCAATCTGATCGCGCCGCCGCAGCACGGGCATGACCATGACCCGTACCAGCGCCCGTTCTATCGCAGCTTCCGCCGCTTCCTCGATACCTGCCTGCGCCATCGCTGGTGGGTAATCGCGGCGACCATCGCGTTGTTCATCGGTTCGCTGATGCTGTTCCGCTTCGTGCCGCAGCAGTTCTTCCCGGATTCGACCCGGCCGGAACTGATGGTGGACATCGAGCTGGCCGAGGGCGCGTCGCTGCGCTCGACCCAGGCCCAGGCCGAGAAGCTGGAGAAACTGCTGTCCAGCCGCGAGGGCATCGCCAACTATGTGTCCTACGTGGGCACCGGTTCGCCGCGCTTCTACCTGCCGCTGGACCAGCAGCTGCCAGCCACCAACTTCGCCCAGTTCGTGGTGCTGGCCAAGGACATCAAATCGCGCGAAAGCACCCGCGACTGGCTGCTGCAGGAGGTGATCCCGAAGTTCCCGGACGTGCAGATGCGCGTGACCCGCCTGGAGAACGGCCCGCCGGTCGGCTATCCGGTGCAGATGCGGATTTCCGGCGAGCACATCGAGAAGGTGCAGGCGATCGCACGCCAGGTCGAGGCCAAGGTGCGCGGGAACCCGCACGTGATGAACGTCAACCTGGACTGGAGTGAGCCGAGCAAGGTGGTGCGGCTGGTGATCGACCAGGAGCGTGCCCGCGCGCTGGGCGTAAGCAGCGCACAGGTCAGCCAGTTCCTGTCCAGTTCGCTGGCCGGGCAGTCGGTGAGCGTGTATCGCGAAGGCAACCGCCAGATCGAGATGCTGCTGCGTGGCCCGGCCGACGAGCGCAACCAGCTGGAGCTGCTGTCGAGCCTGTCGATGCCCACCACCAACGGCGGCAGCATCACGCTGTCGCAGGTGGCGACGATGGAGTACGGCTTCGAGGACGGCATCATCTGGCACCGCAACCGCCTGCCGACGGTGACCGTGCGCGCCGACATCAGCGATGGCATGCAGCCGCTGGACGTGGTGCACCAGATCCTGCCGACGCTGGACGGCATCCGTGCCGAGCTGCCCAGCGGCTACCTGCTGGAAACCGGCGGTACTGTGGAGGATTCGGCGCGAGGCCAGGACTCGATCAAGGCCGGCATGCCGCTGTTCCTGGTGGTGGTGGCCACGCTGCTGATGCTGCAGCTGCGCAGCTTCTCGCGCGCGGCGATGGTGCTGGTGACCGCGCCGTTGGGCATCATCGGTGCGACGTTGTTCCTGCTGCTGTTCCGCGCGCCATTCGGTTTCGTGGCACTGCTGGGCACGATTGCGCTGGCGGGCATGATCATGCGCAACTCGGTGATCCTGATCGACCAGATCCAGCAGGACATCGATGCCGGGCATGACCGTTGGCATTCGATCATCGACGCCACCGTGCGCCGCTTCCGCCCGATCGTGCTGACCGCGCTGGCGGCCGTGCTGGCGATGATTCCGCTGTCGCGCAGTGCGTTCTACGGCTCGATGGCGATCTCGATCATGGGCGGGCTGATCGTGGGCACGGTGCTGACCCTGGTGTTCCTGCCGGCGCTGTACGCGGCGTGGTTCCGGGTGAAGCCGGACGAAGCCGGGGCGTAA